In Lotus japonicus ecotype B-129 chromosome 5, LjGifu_v1.2, one genomic interval encodes:
- the LOC130717422 gene encoding uncharacterized protein LOC130717422 — MAMSAASDAVKCRMLPSTFQGAAMAWFMTLPQGSIAKFRDFSSKFLDQFSASKIEDLFDIRLRDRETLKQYVKRYSAASAKFEESEPQTCVRAFKNELPPGKLNCELSRKPARSMMEVRARVSAYILEEEDNAFKRKRVKEEKVSSRRDVSLARKQIQGKEANNTRKVKEVEQFFEKFKGKQLCSRKENRKENIERQRPRRTTGPRRRRRPERCSNEELAKLLQEVEVTLVVEGGKSGIDSRREVKGRTKRCKYHNLEGHDTSDCFTLKSKVRRLIRTRPPRVTDRGSDRDQQDSRRRAPVAGKRETNAARKKGVEENFNVDIRTSIEAINIIVGGFGGGDNTSTVRRKRVKAVASVQEYPAPFGCQHLDIVISPADFAGIETQKDDPVVVMVRINGFNVQRVLLDQTSSADIIYGDAFDQLGLTDKDLMSYTGSLVGFSGMQVRVRDYVDLITVFWVGEDAELLPEKNRMPVRGTKGDRFR; from the coding sequence ATGGCGATGAGCGCGGCTTCTGACGCGGTAAAGTGCAGGATGCTTCCATCTACATTTCAGGGTGCGGCAATGGCCTGGTTTATGACCCTGCCTCAGGGATCCATAGCGAAGTTTCGCGACTTCTCGTCAAAATTCCTCGACCAGTTCTCTGCAAGCAAGATCGAAGATCTGTTCGATATTCGACTAAGGGACCGAGAAACCTTGAAGCAATACGTGAAGCGGTATAGTGCTGCGTCCGCGAAATTCGAGGAGTCGGAACCTCAGACATGCGTGCGCGCTTTCAAAAATGAATTGCCGCCGGGGAAGCTAAACTGCGAGCTGAGTAGGAAACCAGCGCGCTCGATGATGGAGGTTCGCGCCCGGGTGAGTGCTTACATCCTAGAAGAGGAGGACAACGCATTCAAGAGGAAACGTGTAAAGGAAGAAAAGGTAAGCAGCCGAAGGGATGTGTCGCTGGCGAGAAAACAGATACAGGGGAAGGAAGCAAATAATACGCGAAAGGTTAAGGAGGTCGAGCAATTTTTTGAGAAGTTCAAGGGAAAGCAACTTTGTTCgagaaaagaaaacagaaaagagAACATTGAGCGTCAACGCCCGCGGCGGACAACCGGTCCTCGCCGGCGAAGGAGGCCGGAGAGGTGCTCGAATGAGGAATTGGCAAAGTTGCTCCAAGAAGTAGAGGTGACGCTAGTAGTCGAGGGCGGCAAAAGCGGAATTGATTCCCGGCGAGAGGTAAAAGGCCGGACAAAGCggtgcaaatatcacaacttggaAGGTCATGACACCAGTGACTGTTTCACGTTGAAGAGCAAAGTTAGAAGGTTGATCAGGACGAGGCCACCACGAGTTACAGATCGCGGATCAGACAGGGATCAACAGGATAGCCGACGGCGAGCCCCAGTAGCAGGTAAGAGGGAGACAAATGCGGCGAGGAAGAAAGGAGTTGAAGAAAATTTCAACGTCGATATTAGGACATCAATCGAAGCGATCAACATAATCGTAGGGGGCTTCGGCGGAGGCGACAACACGTCGACGGTGAGACGAAAACGAGTGAAGGCGGTAGCATCGGTACAAGAGTATCCAGCTCCATTTGGTTGCCAACACCTAGATATAGTGATATCGCCGGCAGATTTTGCGGGGATTGAGACGCAGAAAGATGATCCGGTGGTAGTAATGgtaagaatcaatggttttAATGTACAAAGGGTGCTTTTGGACCAGACCAGCTCTGCGGATATCATCTACGGAGATGCATTTGATCAGTTGGGGTTGACGGACAAGGATTTGATGTCGTACACAGGGAGCCTGGTAGGTTTCTCGGGGATGCAAGTTCGGGTGCGCGACTATGTGGATTTGATCACGGTTTTTTGGGTTGGCGAGGACGCTGAGCTTCTACCGGAAAAGAATCGTATGCCGGTTCGGGGTACCAAGGGCGATCGTTTCAGATAA